The Etheostoma spectabile isolate EspeVRDwgs_2016 chromosome 1, UIUC_Espe_1.0, whole genome shotgun sequence genome has a segment encoding these proteins:
- the LOC116689204 gene encoding pectinesterase inhibitor 10-like, which yields MTEWTHLNPKRSRPVHRRGPVPQRPGPGSPVRPNRLREASFTPTCPKSIPPPGESLSSCLFDGLLALTRGLSDLVSLQPKTSTSAAALTPSLRNHPSPPAPMMSSQAASRPPTLMMSRSSSPAPPP from the exons ATGACGGAGTGGACTCACCTGAACCCCAAGAGGTCAAGACCCGTCCACCGGAGAGGTCCAGTCCCTCAG AGACCTGGACCAGGGTCCCCCGTCCGGCCCAACCGCCTCAGAGAGGCGTCATTTACCCCCACCTGCCCCAAG AGCATACCCCCGCCTGGTGAGTCCCTGTCCTCATGTCTGTTCGATGGGCTTTTAGCCCTGACGAGGGGGCTGTCTGACCTCGTCTCCCTTCAGCCAAAGACTTCGACATCGGCGGCCGCCCTGACGCCATCATTACGCAATCACCCGTCCCCCCCAGCCCCTATGATGTCATCGCAAGCAGCCTcccgcccccccaccctgaTGATGTCCCGGTCCAGCAGccccgcccccccaccctga